One genomic window of Anaeromicrobium sediminis includes the following:
- a CDS encoding DUF3892 domain-containing protein, translating into MQDKAKIVKVKKNPHGEITDVMMEDGNVYSINDAIMMAKDNSIENVNVGRSKNGKEYLRSNPNGFTNDNLDNLSTF; encoded by the coding sequence ATGCAAGATAAAGCAAAAATTGTTAAAGTAAAGAAAAACCCACATGGAGAAATCACAGATGTTATGATGGAAGATGGAAATGTATACTCAATTAATGATGCGATTATGATGGCTAAGGACAACTCAATTGAAAATGTGAATGTAGGACGTAGTAAAAATGGGAAAGAATATTTAAGAAGTAATCCTAATGGGTTTACAAATGATAATTTAGATAACCTTTCAACATTTTAA
- the fliF gene encoding flagellar basal-body MS-ring/collar protein FliF gives MGNILEQTKKQLDEFYTNMDKKQKIKIGASGLIIVLSITLLMYYLTRPQYVTLYDELNPKKAGEITKKLDEVGIPWKDDETGNSILVPKEYKNTAKAQLAMEGIPGERFSYESMLTNSSLTMTNEERKNRYEIAQTNSIAQTIEAIEGITWAWVDLTIADDSNFITQNKKSKASVFVELEEGYKLNKKQVDGIVMLVTNSVKSLDPKDVSIVNNKGEVLTKSDNGEEFDASNQLALQEKVQNELREDITGFLATIYGNGNVAVMVNAKLDFDSEETSVLAYEPPIKDETNGLVRSMNESNEKSVNNPISGGVPGIDSNEGEIPEYLERTSSGSEYNKNNKTINYELNETRKKLVKAQGQVKDITVAVLINSNILPGKELTEENKNEIIGIVSASAGLDTKVVKVMAKSFDNTIADRFEEIKNERTGITVLKDIPVWALGVIGVFIIGLLGFIAYSIQNRKKKQETERKMSTDLLIDEEFDEIEISEKSEYKKQINKFVEKNPQAVSQLLKNWLNEE, from the coding sequence ATGGGCAACATCCTAGAACAGACGAAAAAACAGTTGGATGAATTTTATACTAATATGGATAAAAAACAAAAAATAAAAATTGGTGCTAGCGGACTTATAATAGTTTTAAGTATTACTCTGCTCATGTATTATCTAACTAGGCCCCAATATGTAACTTTATACGATGAATTAAATCCTAAAAAAGCAGGGGAGATAACTAAAAAATTAGATGAGGTTGGCATACCATGGAAAGATGATGAGACAGGGAATAGTATACTTGTACCTAAGGAATATAAGAACACGGCAAAAGCTCAACTTGCCATGGAAGGAATTCCTGGGGAGCGGTTTTCTTATGAAAGTATGCTTACAAATTCTAGTTTGACTATGACTAATGAAGAAAGAAAAAATAGATATGAAATTGCACAAACGAATTCTATTGCACAAACTATAGAAGCCATAGAGGGAATAACCTGGGCGTGGGTTGATTTAACAATTGCAGATGATAGCAACTTTATAACTCAGAATAAAAAATCTAAGGCATCTGTATTTGTGGAGTTAGAAGAAGGGTATAAGTTAAACAAAAAACAAGTGGATGGAATAGTGATGCTTGTAACAAATTCTGTTAAGAGTTTAGACCCAAAGGATGTATCAATTGTTAATAACAAAGGGGAAGTACTTACAAAGAGTGACAATGGAGAAGAATTTGATGCATCAAATCAATTGGCTTTGCAAGAAAAGGTTCAGAATGAACTACGAGAAGATATAACTGGATTTTTAGCTACTATCTATGGAAACGGAAATGTGGCCGTTATGGTAAATGCCAAATTAGACTTCGATAGTGAAGAAACAAGTGTATTGGCATATGAACCTCCTATTAAGGATGAAACAAATGGGTTAGTGAGAAGTATGAATGAGTCAAATGAAAAATCTGTCAATAACCCAATTAGTGGAGGGGTGCCAGGGATAGATTCTAATGAAGGGGAGATACCGGAATATTTAGAGAGAACCTCTAGTGGATCTGAGTATAATAAGAATAATAAAACTATTAACTATGAATTAAATGAAACTAGAAAAAAATTAGTTAAAGCCCAAGGGCAAGTAAAGGATATAACTGTTGCCGTATTAATAAACAGCAATATATTACCCGGGAAAGAGTTAACGGAAGAAAATAAAAATGAAATAATAGGTATAGTATCTGCTTCTGCTGGGCTAGATACTAAAGTTGTAAAAGTAATGGCGAAAAGTTTTGATAATACTATTGCTGATAGATTTGAAGAAATTAAAAATGAGAGAACTGGAATAACTGTATTAAAGGATATACCGGTTTGGGCTTTAGGAGTAATTGGAGTATTTATAATTGGTCTACTAGGATTTATAGCATACAGTATACAAAATAGGAAGAAAAAGCAAGAAACAGAAAGAAAAATGTCTACAGATCTACTAATAGACGAGGAATTTGATGAAATCGAAATAAGCGAAAAGTCTGAATACAAGAAGCAGATAAATAAGTTTGTAGAGAAAAATCCTCAGGCCGTATCTCAATTATTGAAAAATTGGTTAAATGAAGAGTAG
- the topA gene encoding type I DNA topoisomerase, producing the protein MGKSLVIVESPAKAKTIGKFLGKNYKVLASVGHVRDLPKSKMGIDIEENYEPHYITIRGKGPVIKELKKEYKKAKKVLLATDPDREGEAISWHLCNILSIDEKEKCRIEFNEITKDAIKKAVKKPRIINKSLVDAQQARRVLDRLVGYSISPLLWRKVRKGLSAGRVQSVVTKMICDREKEIDDFQPQEYWTIEVGLSKGRSKKFTAKFYGDAEGKKELNNKEEVDNILEKLNDDFHVSDIKTKQKKRKPGNPFTTSSLQQEASNRLGFSTKKTMSVAQQLYEGIDLERGATVGLITYVRTDSTRISEEAKNDAKDFILENYSEDYLGEYKEKKKTKKEIQDAHEAIRPTSASRTPKSVEKYLTKDQNKLYKLIWERFVASQMKEAIFDSYSIEIINNGYLFKASGSKNVFDGFLKVYSYTTVKEEEMPKVEIQDKLKAKKIDPLQHFTQPPARFTEASLVKELEEKGIGRPSTYAPTISTILSRGYVERESKALKPTELGIIVTDLLKEYFNDILDEYFTAQLEEQLDKVEETEMDWKKVIDDFYNPFSKTLEHAEEEIKKIELIEEETDEICEECGKNMVIKYGRYGRFLACSGYPECEHTRPFVKKIGVKCPKCDGGDIIERRSKKGKLFYGCSTFPNCNFVSWSRPIDEKCEKCGTLMAEKIRKKDRVKECLNKECGHKIILEKE; encoded by the coding sequence ATGGGAAAATCTTTAGTTATAGTGGAATCTCCTGCAAAAGCAAAAACTATAGGAAAGTTTTTGGGAAAAAACTATAAAGTTTTGGCGTCGGTAGGACATGTAAGAGATCTCCCTAAAAGTAAAATGGGAATAGATATAGAGGAGAATTATGAGCCTCATTATATAACTATAAGAGGAAAAGGGCCTGTGATTAAAGAGTTAAAGAAAGAGTATAAAAAGGCCAAGAAAGTTTTACTAGCAACTGACCCTGACAGAGAAGGTGAAGCCATATCATGGCATTTATGTAATATATTATCTATAGATGAAAAAGAAAAATGTAGAATTGAATTTAATGAAATTACTAAAGATGCTATAAAAAAAGCAGTAAAAAAACCTAGAATTATAAACAAGAGTTTAGTAGATGCCCAACAGGCAAGAAGGGTACTAGATAGATTAGTTGGATATAGTATATCTCCCTTATTATGGAGAAAGGTTAGAAAGGGTCTTAGTGCTGGAAGAGTGCAGTCTGTAGTAACAAAGATGATATGTGATAGGGAAAAGGAAATAGATGACTTTCAACCACAAGAATATTGGACTATAGAAGTGGGGCTTTCTAAAGGGAGAAGTAAAAAGTTTACTGCAAAGTTTTATGGAGACGCTGAGGGAAAGAAGGAATTAAATAATAAAGAAGAAGTAGATAATATTTTAGAAAAATTAAATGATGACTTTCATGTAAGTGACATAAAGACTAAACAAAAAAAGAGAAAACCAGGAAATCCTTTTACTACAAGTAGTCTTCAACAGGAAGCATCTAACAGATTAGGTTTTAGTACTAAAAAGACCATGAGTGTGGCTCAACAGTTATATGAAGGTATTGACCTTGAAAGAGGAGCTACTGTTGGTTTGATTACTTATGTGAGAACAGATTCCACTAGAATATCTGAGGAAGCTAAAAATGATGCAAAAGATTTTATTTTAGAAAATTATTCAGAAGATTATTTGGGAGAATACAAAGAAAAGAAAAAGACTAAAAAGGAAATTCAAGATGCCCACGAAGCCATAAGGCCTACTTCCGCATCTAGAACACCTAAAAGTGTTGAAAAGTACCTGACTAAAGATCAAAATAAGCTGTATAAGTTAATCTGGGAAAGATTTGTAGCAAGTCAAATGAAGGAAGCCATATTTGACAGTTATTCTATAGAAATAATTAATAATGGATATTTATTTAAAGCTTCAGGATCAAAAAATGTATTTGATGGATTTTTAAAGGTATATTCTTATACTACTGTAAAAGAAGAGGAAATGCCTAAGGTGGAAATACAAGATAAATTAAAGGCAAAAAAAATAGATCCATTGCAACACTTTACACAGCCGCCAGCAAGGTTTACAGAAGCTTCTCTAGTAAAAGAGTTAGAAGAAAAGGGAATAGGAAGACCGAGTACTTATGCTCCAACCATATCTACAATATTATCTAGAGGATATGTGGAACGTGAGAGTAAGGCTTTAAAACCTACAGAATTGGGTATAATAGTTACAGATTTATTAAAGGAATACTTTAATGATATATTAGACGAGTATTTTACCGCACAATTAGAAGAACAGCTAGATAAGGTAGAAGAAACTGAGATGGATTGGAAAAAAGTAATTGATGATTTTTATAATCCATTTTCCAAAACTCTAGAGCATGCAGAAGAAGAAATAAAAAAAATAGAGTTGATTGAAGAAGAAACTGATGAAATTTGTGAAGAATGCGGTAAAAATATGGTAATAAAATATGGAAGATATGGCCGTTTTCTAGCTTGCTCTGGTTATCCAGAATGTGAACATACGAGGCCCTTTGTAAAGAAAATAGGTGTAAAATGTCCTAAGTGTGATGGTGGAGACATAATAGAAAGAAGGTCGAAAAAGGGAAAACTCTTTTATGGGTGTAGTACTTTTCCAAACTGCAATTTCGTGTCTTGGAGTAGACCGATAGATGAGAAGTGTGAAAAGTGTGGAACGTTAATGGCCGAAAAAATAAGAAAAAAAGATAGGGTTAAAGAATGCTTAAATAAAGAATGTGGCCATAAAATCATATTAGAAAAAGAATAA
- the fliJ gene encoding flagellar export protein FliJ yields the protein MNGFKFKYENIIQIKERMEEAAKGKLAGAQKELDIQKNKLNSLVDEKNNCIGTISNSVKEGTNVIFLQQYNSYMNNLSTNIEKKEKDIQVCKGIVNEKREELVKAVKERKIMEKFKEKEREKFVEWEKRQEVLLVDELVTYKNFKSN from the coding sequence TTGAATGGATTTAAGTTTAAATATGAAAATATTATACAAATTAAGGAAAGAATGGAAGAAGCTGCCAAGGGCAAATTGGCGGGGGCTCAGAAGGAATTGGATATTCAAAAGAATAAGCTAAATTCTTTGGTAGATGAGAAAAATAATTGCATTGGAACTATAAGTAATAGTGTAAAAGAAGGAACCAATGTGATTTTTTTACAACAATATAATTCGTATATGAACAATTTAAGTACTAATATAGAAAAAAAGGAAAAAGACATACAAGTGTGTAAAGGTATAGTTAATGAAAAAAGAGAAGAATTAGTAAAAGCAGTGAAAGAAAGAAAAATAATGGAGAAGTTTAAGGAAAAAGAAAGAGAAAAGTTTGTAGAATGGGAGAAAAGGCAAGAAGTACTTTTAGTAGATGAATTGGTTACATATAAGAATTTTAAAAGCAACTAG
- the fliI gene encoding flagellar protein export ATPase FliI — protein MINFLKYESALENIDLIKYTGKVSRVVGLMVESNGPAVNLGEICEIYPLKSTGCIKAEVVGFNDSKVLLMPLGEMDGIGPGSRVVATGRSLSVKVGEELLGRILDGLGNPIDDLGTFDTKHIYPVNNQPPNPLTRKKIREPLSLGVKSIDGLLTCGVGQRIGIFAGSGVGKSTLMGMIARNTKADINVIALIGERGREVREFIENDLKEEGLKRSVLVVATSDKPALVRMKGALIATAIAEYFRDQGKNVMLLMDSLTRFSLAQREVGLAVGEPPVTRGYTPSVFAALPKLLERSGNSSKGSITALYTVLVDGDDLNEPITDTVRGILDGHIVLSRKLANQNHYPAIDILASVSRVMPNIASLDHKNNANKLRNTLATFKEAEDLINIGAYVPGSDPKIDYSIKMIDKINEFLRQGIEEEINFEESMIELNNIFD, from the coding sequence ATGATAAACTTTTTAAAGTATGAGAGTGCTTTGGAAAATATAGATTTAATAAAATATACAGGGAAAGTATCTAGGGTAGTTGGGTTAATGGTAGAGTCAAATGGCCCAGCTGTAAACCTAGGGGAGATATGTGAAATTTATCCACTGAAAAGTACAGGATGTATAAAAGCTGAAGTAGTAGGATTTAATGATTCCAAGGTATTACTTATGCCCTTAGGAGAAATGGATGGAATAGGACCAGGAAGTAGAGTAGTTGCAACGGGAAGGTCTTTAAGTGTAAAGGTTGGAGAAGAACTCCTTGGTAGGATACTAGATGGATTGGGAAATCCCATAGATGATTTAGGAACATTTGACACTAAACATATATATCCAGTTAATAATCAACCCCCCAACCCTTTAACAAGAAAAAAAATAAGAGAACCCCTATCTCTAGGAGTAAAATCCATTGACGGCTTACTAACTTGTGGAGTGGGACAAAGAATTGGTATATTTGCTGGTAGTGGTGTGGGTAAAAGTACATTAATGGGAATGATTGCAAGGAACACTAAGGCTGATATAAATGTTATAGCCCTTATAGGAGAACGTGGTAGGGAAGTAAGGGAATTTATTGAAAATGATTTGAAAGAAGAAGGTTTAAAGCGTTCCGTACTTGTAGTTGCAACATCAGATAAACCAGCTCTTGTAAGGATGAAGGGAGCATTAATAGCTACAGCCATAGCTGAATATTTTAGAGATCAAGGGAAAAATGTAATGCTTTTAATGGATTCCCTAACTAGATTTTCCCTGGCTCAAAGGGAGGTAGGATTAGCTGTAGGAGAACCACCTGTTACAAGGGGATACACGCCTTCTGTATTTGCTGCACTGCCAAAGTTGTTAGAGAGATCAGGAAATTCAAGTAAAGGGTCAATTACAGCCCTATATACAGTGTTAGTGGACGGAGACGATTTAAATGAACCTATAACAGATACGGTAAGGGGTATTTTAGATGGGCATATTGTTTTATCAAGAAAGCTTGCCAATCAAAACCATTATCCTGCCATTGATATATTAGCTAGCGTAAGTAGGGTTATGCCTAATATAGCAAGTTTAGATCATAAAAATAATGCCAATAAATTGAGAAATACATTGGCCACATTTAAGGAAGCAGAAGATTTGATTAACATTGGGGCATATGTACCAGGAAGTGATCCTAAAATTGATTATTCAATTAAAATGATTGATAAAATAAATGAATTTTTAAGACAGGGAATAGAGGAAGAGATAAACTTTGAAGAATCCATGATAGAACTAAATAACATATTTGATTAG
- the fliG gene encoding flagellar motor switch protein FliG: MKMARKGDLTGKEKAAVLLISLGPDKSAKIFQHLSEDEIEELTLEIANMRKITSEEKEDVLGEFYEICLAQEYISEGGINYAKEVLEKALGSQKAFDIVHKLTASLQVRPFDFARKADANQLLNFIQNEHPQTIALILSYLEAHQAGQILSSLPQNKQAEVAKRIATMDRTTPEIIKEVESVLEDKLASMVTQDYTSAGGIQAIVDLLNAVDRGTEKFIMEKLEVEDVELAEDIKKRMFVFEDVVTLDGSSIQRFMRDVDNNDLAIALKGATEEVQEIIFKNMSKRMAEMIKEDMQFMGPVRLRDVEESQQKIVNIIRKLEEAGELIIARGGGDEIIV; encoded by the coding sequence ATGAAAATGGCTCGAAAAGGCGATTTGACAGGTAAGGAAAAAGCTGCAGTACTATTGATATCTTTAGGGCCAGATAAGTCAGCGAAGATATTTCAGCATTTAAGTGAGGATGAAATAGAGGAACTAACTTTAGAAATAGCTAATATGAGAAAAATAACATCTGAGGAAAAGGAAGATGTTTTAGGAGAATTTTATGAGATATGTTTAGCACAAGAATATATTTCAGAGGGTGGAATAAATTACGCTAAAGAAGTATTAGAAAAGGCCTTGGGTTCACAAAAGGCCTTTGATATAGTCCATAAATTAACGGCATCTTTACAGGTAAGGCCCTTTGACTTTGCCAGAAAAGCAGATGCTAATCAATTATTAAATTTCATACAAAACGAACATCCTCAGACTATAGCATTAATACTTTCTTATTTAGAAGCACACCAAGCTGGACAAATACTATCGTCTTTACCGCAAAATAAACAAGCTGAGGTAGCTAAGAGGATTGCTACTATGGATAGAACTACACCGGAAATAATTAAGGAAGTCGAATCTGTGTTAGAGGATAAGTTAGCTTCTATGGTGACTCAAGATTACACTTCAGCAGGTGGTATACAAGCTATTGTTGATTTACTTAATGCTGTTGATAGGGGAACAGAAAAGTTTATTATGGAAAAATTAGAAGTAGAAGACGTGGAATTAGCAGAAGATATAAAGAAAAGAATGTTTGTATTCGAAGATGTGGTTACACTGGATGGGTCATCTATCCAAAGATTCATGCGAGATGTGGATAATAATGATTTGGCTATTGCGCTTAAGGGAGCTACCGAAGAGGTACAAGAGATTATATTTAAGAATATGTCTAAGCGTATGGCTGAGATGATAAAAGAGGATATGCAATTTATGGGACCTGTTAGGTTGCGCGATGTGGAAGAATCACAACAAAAGATTGTTAATATAATTAGAAAATTAGAGGAAGCTGGTGAGCTTATAATTGCAAGAGGAGGAGGCGATGAGATCATTGTCTAG
- the fliE gene encoding flagellar hook-basal body complex protein FliE: MKVNNLMINTSNDLENKKSNKISADFGNYFKDYLNKVNEYEAQSQELEKKAAVGELDNIHEVMIAAQKSEVALGFMIEVKNKVLDAYKEIMRLQV; the protein is encoded by the coding sequence GTGAAAGTTAACAACTTAATGATTAATACCAGTAATGATTTGGAAAATAAAAAATCTAACAAAATAAGTGCAGATTTTGGCAATTATTTTAAGGATTATTTAAATAAAGTGAACGAATATGAGGCACAATCTCAAGAACTAGAAAAAAAAGCTGCTGTTGGAGAATTAGATAATATTCACGAGGTCATGATAGCGGCACAAAAGTCGGAAGTAGCTCTAGGGTTCATGATAGAGGTTAAGAATAAGGTTCTAGATGCCTATAAGGAAATAATGAGATTACAAGTATAG
- the dprA gene encoding DNA-processing protein DprA, whose amino-acid sequence MYKEEHYVAWLHSIEGIGNATMRKILKETCAKDVYNENINRYKEKFNLKEKVVENIIVSKKENKIGKIREIIDRYEIKVIGIRDNEYPELLRNIYNPPTVLYVRGSIEKEKCDIISIIGSRRASTYGRTMAYKISKELSDRGITIGSGMARGIDTVAHRACVENGGRTYAVLGTGVDVCYPHENKSLMEKIIENGAIISEFPIGTKPRPENFPMRNRIISGIAKGVIVIEAALKSGTLITVDHALEQGREVFALPGHVTALLSGGTNKLIQSGAKLVTCVDDILEELQLENIYNKKKNEVSLSDSEKEIYEYIKDNQPVSIEKIEKDKKWNIQNISTILTFLELKGVLETLPGNKFFIK is encoded by the coding sequence ATGTATAAAGAAGAACATTATGTGGCATGGCTACATAGTATAGAAGGAATCGGAAATGCTACCATGAGAAAAATATTAAAAGAAACTTGTGCTAAAGATGTTTATAATGAAAATATTAATAGATATAAAGAAAAATTTAATTTGAAAGAAAAGGTAGTAGAAAATATAATAGTAAGTAAAAAGGAAAACAAAATAGGAAAAATACGTGAAATTATAGACCGATATGAGATTAAAGTAATAGGCATAAGGGATAATGAATACCCAGAACTTTTACGGAATATATATAATCCACCTACTGTTTTGTATGTAAGAGGAAGTATTGAGAAGGAAAAGTGTGATATAATTAGCATAATTGGGTCAAGAAGAGCATCTACATATGGGAGAACTATGGCTTATAAGATTTCTAAAGAACTTTCAGATAGGGGAATTACCATTGGCAGTGGAATGGCTAGAGGTATAGATACAGTAGCTCATAGGGCTTGCGTCGAAAATGGCGGAAGAACCTATGCTGTTCTAGGAACTGGTGTAGATGTATGCTATCCCCATGAAAATAAATCACTAATGGAAAAAATAATAGAAAATGGTGCAATTATATCTGAATTTCCTATAGGAACTAAACCTAGACCTGAAAATTTTCCTATGAGAAATAGAATAATCAGTGGTATTGCAAAGGGTGTAATTGTCATAGAGGCTGCTTTAAAGAGTGGAACTCTTATAACTGTAGATCATGCCTTAGAACAGGGAAGAGAAGTTTTTGCATTGCCAGGCCATGTGACTGCACTACTTAGTGGGGGAACTAATAAGCTCATACAAAGTGGAGCTAAATTAGTTACTTGCGTAGACGATATATTAGAGGAACTGCAATTAGAAAATATATATAATAAGAAAAAAAACGAAGTAAGTTTAAGTGATAGTGAAAAAGAAATTTATGAATATATAAAAGATAATCAGCCAGTTAGTATTGAGAAAATTGAAAAAGATAAGAAGTGGAATATTCAAAATATAAGTACTATATTAACTTTTCTTGAACTAAAAGGAGTATTAGAAACCTTACCAGGAAATAAATTTTTTATAAAGTAA
- the flgC gene encoding flagellar basal body rod protein FlgC, with protein MGLFSSINTSASGLTAQRLRMDIISKNIANANTTRTSNGSPYRRQMAVFQKKSPSFEEVLKGESNRQNPSGGGVEVSAIVEDKSPFRMIYEPGHPDADKDGYVKMPNVDIVTEMINMVSATRSFEANITSINSTKGMLMKALEIGK; from the coding sequence GTGGGATTATTTAGTTCAATAAACACAAGTGCGTCAGGTTTGACAGCCCAAAGGCTTAGAATGGATATTATATCTAAAAATATTGCTAATGCCAATACGACTAGGACGAGCAATGGTTCGCCTTATAGAAGGCAAATGGCTGTGTTTCAAAAAAAGAGTCCAAGTTTTGAAGAAGTTTTAAAAGGAGAATCAAACAGACAAAACCCAAGTGGTGGGGGAGTGGAAGTATCTGCTATTGTTGAAGATAAATCACCCTTTAGAATGATATATGAGCCAGGACATCCAGATGCAGATAAGGATGGATATGTGAAGATGCCCAATGTTGACATAGTGACAGAAATGATTAATATGGTATCGGCTACAAGGTCATTTGAGGCAAATATTACCTCAATAAATTCTACAAAGGGAATGCTTATGAAAGCATTGGAAATTGGAAAATAA
- the flgB gene encoding flagellar basal body rod protein FlgB, which produces MLEKSLRGINILEKTLNASWARNKTISNNIANADTPNYKRETVEFESILKNELFKDGSIAGTTTNEKHIPINNKFGVIGINHQTKKDMNSTYRKDGNNVNIDVEMANLAKNTIKYNMIAQRISSDFKKMKMVVRDGR; this is translated from the coding sequence ATGTTAGAAAAATCTCTTAGAGGGATTAATATATTAGAAAAAACTTTAAATGCCAGCTGGGCAAGAAATAAAACCATATCTAATAATATTGCCAATGCAGATACACCAAATTACAAAAGAGAAACAGTGGAATTTGAATCAATTTTAAAAAATGAACTTTTTAAAGATGGAAGTATTGCAGGAACAACTACAAATGAAAAACATATTCCAATAAACAATAAATTTGGAGTAATTGGGATTAATCATCAGACAAAAAAAGATATGAACAGTACATATAGAAAAGATGGAAATAATGTGAATATTGATGTAGAAATGGCAAATCTGGCTAAAAATACTATTAAGTATAATATGATTGCACAGAGAATCTCAAGTGACTTTAAAAAAATGAAAATGGTAGTAAGAGACGGGAGGTAG
- a CDS encoding FliH/SctL family protein, with amino-acid sequence MRSLSRVYKSSVVNIGNTKELINYEKNIVEEIALTEEREIFDYDSLYKEEYEKKIAQLDLMIDDKYKEAEKKAQSLIEKAKEEAEELKKKSYDEGYLEGKNAGFNDGYEGGKKEASHHIDEALEIKKILLEEKAVLYEKTEKEAINLIVDIAGKVLDKEMDENDDYILGLVKSALDKCAYTEEIVIRVSEDDYENTKALENKIICLIPNVENIRIKKDSSLEKGSCILETSSGSIDSSVQTQFNEIKKMFHDMLESEENA; translated from the coding sequence ATGAGATCATTGTCTAGGGTCTATAAGTCTTCAGTAGTTAACATAGGAAATACTAAGGAATTAATAAATTATGAAAAAAATATAGTAGAAGAAATAGCTTTAACAGAAGAAAGAGAAATCTTTGATTATGATAGCTTGTACAAAGAAGAATATGAAAAGAAAATAGCTCAGTTAGATTTAATGATAGATGATAAGTACAAGGAAGCTGAAAAGAAAGCTCAATCTTTAATTGAAAAGGCTAAGGAAGAAGCTGAAGAATTAAAGAAAAAAAGTTATGATGAAGGATATTTAGAAGGTAAAAATGCTGGATTCAATGATGGATATGAAGGTGGGAAGAAAGAAGCTTCTCACCATATAGATGAAGCATTGGAAATAAAAAAGATATTATTAGAAGAAAAAGCGGTACTATATGAAAAAACTGAAAAAGAAGCTATAAATCTCATTGTGGATATAGCAGGGAAGGTATTAGATAAAGAGATGGATGAAAATGATGATTATATATTAGGCCTTGTGAAATCTGCCTTAGATAAGTGTGCCTATACAGAGGAAATAGTCATAAGGGTAAGTGAAGATGATTATGAGAATACAAAAGCTCTGGAAAATAAAATAATATGTTTAATTCCTAATGTGGAAAATATAAGAATCAAAAAGGATTCATCTTTAGAAAAGGGTAGTTGTATCCTAGAAACTAGTTCGGGTAGTATAGATTCAAGTGTACAAACTCAGTTTAATGAGATTAAAAAAATGTTTCATGACATGCTAGAGAGTGAGGAAAATGCCTAG
- the codY gene encoding GTP-sensing pleiotropic transcriptional regulator CodY codes for MAISLLEKTRKLNKILQQSGNVPVSFSELCKTLSDVLDSNVYVSSKRGKILGVHLVDPSENPIVFDSDTGTQKFPTEYNEQLLKILDTKYNVTGEKMLEIFKYDTETSNKLVTIVPINGSGQRLGTLILSRVDKDFVDEDLVLAEYSATVVGMEILRAKSEEIEEEARKKAVVQMAIGTLSYSELEAVEHIFDELDGTEGLLVASKIADRVGITRSVIVNALRKFESAGVIESRSLGMKGTHIKILNEKLIDELEKLKK; via the coding sequence ATGGCAATTTCATTATTAGAAAAAACAAGAAAGTTAAATAAAATATTACAACAATCAGGAAATGTACCTGTTTCTTTTTCAGAATTATGTAAAACTTTAAGTGATGTATTAGATTCTAATGTATATGTATCTAGTAAGAGAGGGAAAATTTTAGGGGTACATTTAGTAGATCCAAGTGAGAATCCAATAGTTTTTGATTCTGATACGGGAACGCAAAAATTTCCTACAGAATACAACGAACAATTACTAAAGATTTTGGACACAAAATATAATGTAACAGGAGAAAAAATGTTAGAAATATTCAAGTATGATACTGAAACTTCAAATAAGTTAGTCACTATAGTGCCTATTAATGGAAGTGGACAAAGGTTAGGAACATTAATTCTATCTAGAGTTGATAAGGACTTTGTGGATGAAGATTTAGTATTAGCTGAATACAGTGCTACAGTAGTAGGTATGGAGATCTTAAGAGCTAAAAGTGAAGAAATTGAAGAAGAAGCTAGAAAAAAAGCTGTTGTACAAATGGCTATAGGAACTTTATCGTATTCAGAACTTGAAGCTGTAGAGCACATATTCGATGAATTAGATGGAACGGAAGGTCTTTTAGTAGCTAGTAAAATAGCAGATAGAGTAGGTATTACAAGATCAGTAATCGTTAATGCCTTAAGAAAATTTGAAAGTGCAGGAGTTATAGAATCTAGATCACTAGGAATGAAAGGAACTCACATTAAGATTTTAAATGAAAAGTTAATTGATGAATTAGAAAAACTTAAGAAGTAA